GTCTTTTATCCGGTTTATTGCAGTTTACCGTTTGAAACTATGGAGTCCTTTTAGCTTACGTCTTAACGATCCGAGTACCGCTTAAACCAAGAAACCCTACATATGGAACGGTAAAGGGGCTTAGAGGGGCAGTAAAACCTTAACGAACGTTGGAAGGAAATAGCAAAACCAATGGATCGTTGCAAATACCGATTGGCGCGAAAAGCTTATATAGATCCTCGGAGTGAGAAAGTCGGTCTTAGGTGGTACGAATGATTGACCGTGTAGGTTCGATAAACGTACCCGTTAAAGGCGTTATTGGGAGCACGCCGATGACGGCTCCCGAACCGAAGCCTAGATGTACTGAGTGTGATGCTGAAATCCCGATGCCTAACGACGTACTACCCGGGGAGGTTTTAAGCTGCCCTGATTGCGGTCAAGAGTACGAAGTAGGTATTATTGAGGGTAGGGTAAGGCTTAAGCCAGCTGAAAAGCTAAGGGAGGATTGGGGAGAGTAGGTTTAACCTAGCTTTTAAAGAGCTTTGTGGCTTAATTACGTACCCCTCATCAATCCTACGTTAAATACCTCACGTTAACTCATGTAGAGTTAATGTAAAGCTAGGAATTAAGCCACAAAGCATTTAAAGCGTAAGTAGCATTCTAGCGCTTAACGGGTTTAAGCTGGGGGATCCCTTGGTTAAAATAGTCGTAGATGAAAGCCTCTGTAAGGGTTGCGGTATATGCGTAGATTTATGCCCAGCGAAGGTATTGGAGCTTTCAAAGGATATAAGCGTTAAGGGCGTACATCTCCCAATACCTACCCGTAGCGATCGATGTACGAAGTGTCTCCTATGCGTTATGTACTGCCCCGACTTCGCTATCACCGTGGGAGGTTAACTAACGGGTGGTAGGGCCTTGAAGCTGGCCATGGTGATTGATCGGATACGCGTCGAGGAGAAGATGCTTTACCAAGCTGCGCGTGCTAGAGGCTTAAACCTATCCATGGTCGATTCGAAGGACCTTAGCTTCAACCTCATAGGCCAAAGCCTACCCGAGGAGCTTAAGGAGGTGGACGTCTTCATAGATAGGTGTGTAAGCCATTTTAGAGCTTTGCATGTATCGGCGATCCTTGAGGCTAAGGGGAAAACCGTTATAAATCCTTACGCTTGCGCGGCTATATGCGGTAATAAGCTTCTAACCACCCTAACCCTTAACCGGGCCGGGATACCTACGCCTAAAACCGTTGTAGCCTTTACTAGGGAGGCAGCCCTAAGAGCTATTGAGGAATACGGCTACCCGGTTATACTTAAACCCGTAGTCGGAAGTTGGGGTAGGCTAGTATCGCTAGTTAAGGATAGGGAGACGGCGGAGGCTATACTTGAGCATAGGGAGCATCTCTTCCCGCTTTACCAAGTATTCTACATACAGGAGTACGTTAAACGGCCCCCGCGCGACATTAGGTGCTTCGTGGTTGGCGACCAGGTCGTAGCGGCCATCTACAGGTACGCCCCCTCCTGGGATTGGAGGACGAACACGGCTCGAGGAGGTAAAGCCTTAAACTGCCCCGTAACCGATGAAATACGCGAACTGGGGTTAAGGGCTGCTAAGGCCGTGGGCGGCGTATTCCTAGGGGTTGACATGATGGAAGGCCCCGAAGGCCTACTGGTTCACGAGGTTAACAGCGTCGTGGAGTTTAGGAACAGCGTACCAGCAACAGGCGTAGACATACCGGGGTTAGCCGTGGAGTACATAGCTAAAACGGCGAAGTCTTAAGGTAAACGCTTTAAACAATGTTAAGCTGCTTCCCTCGGCTTAATTCTACTTAACCTCTAAACGCTTTAAGGTGTTAAGAGGGGCTTGAGGGTGGAACCTATTTAAGCCACCTAGCTTAAATACCGTCACTTGGTAACGCGCCTTGCTTGAACCATTGGTACTGGTGCTCTTCCTGGTTACCGTGGGCCTCATGATATGGGGCCCTATCGAGCGCGCCATCATCGGGGGGGTAGGCGTTACGGTCATGGTGCTCATCGGGGCAATAACCCCCCGTGAAGCCTTCGAGTTCGTCGACTGGAACATCCTCGCGATCTTGGTGGGCCTCTGGATCGTGAGCTCCTACCTAGTGAAAGCGAAAATGCCCGAGGCCCTAATCTCCCTGGTCCTTAAGCGCGTAAAGTCGTTGAAGGCCATAATCTTCGCCCTTATATTCAGCGCGGGGATGGTAACCATGTTCGTAGATAACGTGCTGGTAGTACTACTCTTCTGCCCCATCATGCTAACCATCTGCAAAACCGCGAAAATCGACCCCTTACTACCAACCGTTATGACCGGCCTCGCGGCGAACTTCATGGGCGTAGGCCTTCTACTGGGGGATATAACGCCGCAAATGCTCCACACCATAGCTGGGCTGGAGTTCACGGACTTCGTCTTCTTTAAAGGTAAGCCGAGTTCCTTTTTCGTACTGCTTTCAACCTTCTTAATAGTGTTGGCGATTTACTTCAAGAGGCTCGTGAAGCTTGAAGAGAAAGGGGATCTTCAACAGCTCCTCGCACCCGTCGTTAAGGGCTCGAACGAGAGTAGGGGGCTGTTAAAGGTATCAGTGCTTCTCTTCATAGCCATACTCGTGCTAATGAGCCTTAGAAAAGCCATCGGGGTCCCCCTCGGAGCCATAGCGTTCTCAGGAGCCCTCGTTACCGCCTGCGTTGTAGAGCTCTTAACCAAAGCGGGAAAGCTACGGGGGGCTCCATCCTTCGCCGACGTACTATCGGGGTTGGAGTGGCGAGCAGTACTCTACTACGCGTTCCTCTTCATACTCGTTGGAGGCGTGGGAAAAGCGGGCTACATTAAGGCTATAGCGGATACCCTTCAACCCTTCCTAGCAAAAATTCAAGTAGGCCTCCCCCTCCTCTACTGGGTTTCAGCCTGCGTAGCGTCAATAGTGCAATTCGACGCCTACAACCTAGTAATGTTCAAGTCCTTAAAGGACCTCTCCCTAGTAGCCAACTACAACGTATGGCCCTACTACTGGTCCGTTGCGTGGGCTACCACCCTAGCCAGCGAGGCAACCATAGTAAGCGCGCCAGCCCTCTACGTAACCTGGACCCTTATAGAGAAGGAAGGGTACAAGGTTACGACGAAGGCTTTTCACTCCATAACCGTTAAGTTCGCCTTAATCACCCTACTAGTCAACTTCGCATTAACCTTCCTGCTCTTCGCCTTGTAAGCTTCGCTTAAACCTATTAAAGGCGTACTCCACGTTAATGCTTCCCCGAGCACGTTAATGTTAAAGCGGTTAACGCGTAAATCATATACGCGTCGCGAGGACTATTCCGTGAAAGAAGATAAGTTAACCGCCCAACGCTGGTATGAAAGCTCGATCAATGGGAAACCTAGAGATACTGAAGGAACTCTTCTCTCGCGTTTTATTTAGTGTTTGCATCCACTACGACTTACCCTTAAGGTACTACGAGCTATAAAAGGTGCAAGGCGGGTGATCTCCATGTACGTCAGAGCGTTAAAGGCTTTTCCACCTTAAACGTTAAAATTTGATGTTGAAGAGGAATTATGGAAGGACTAGATTAATGCCTCGCCTCAACGTTACGGTAATGGCGGTATTGCCGTTAATACTGAACATCTTAATAACGCCTACAATAATATATCCGCGGTTTCCTTAACGGAGTTCTTAAAGAGCCCTATCTACTACGTATACGCTTACGGGTTCATCCTTTGGCCCCTTTACCACGTTTTTCTGGCTTCTTTAGCGTATTGGCTTCTTAAAGTTGGAAAGGAGCCTCTTAAGGAGATAATGGGGTCAGTAGGAGGTAAAGCTCGGTTATCGATAGCCATAATCATCGGGTTGTTAGGGTTATCCGTACTAATATTCCAGCTGGTTGAACCAGTAGCAACCAACATATTGTACGGAGAAGGGGCGTGGAAACAATTCTTAAGCGAGTATAGAAGACTTCCTTTAGCCTTCACCCTTTACGGCGTGTTGGTTACGTCGTTAACTGCTGGTGTAT
The Candidatus Nezhaarchaeales archaeon DNA segment above includes these coding regions:
- the lysW/argW gene encoding alpha-aminoadipate/glutamate carrier protein LysW/ArgW, with protein sequence MIDRVGSINVPVKGVIGSTPMTAPEPKPRCTECDAEIPMPNDVLPGEVLSCPDCGQEYEVGIIEGRVRLKPAEKLREDWGE
- a CDS encoding 4Fe-4S binding protein, which codes for MVKIVVDESLCKGCGICVDLCPAKVLELSKDISVKGVHLPIPTRSDRCTKCLLCVMYCPDFAITVGG
- the lysX gene encoding lysine biosynthesis protein LysX is translated as MKLAMVIDRIRVEEKMLYQAARARGLNLSMVDSKDLSFNLIGQSLPEELKEVDVFIDRCVSHFRALHVSAILEAKGKTVINPYACAAICGNKLLTTLTLNRAGIPTPKTVVAFTREAALRAIEEYGYPVILKPVVGSWGRLVSLVKDRETAEAILEHREHLFPLYQVFYIQEYVKRPPRDIRCFVVGDQVVAAIYRYAPSWDWRTNTARGGKALNCPVTDEIRELGLRAAKAVGGVFLGVDMMEGPEGLLVHEVNSVVEFRNSVPATGVDIPGLAVEYIAKTAKS
- a CDS encoding SLC13 family permease translates to MLEPLVLVLFLVTVGLMIWGPIERAIIGGVGVTVMVLIGAITPREAFEFVDWNILAILVGLWIVSSYLVKAKMPEALISLVLKRVKSLKAIIFALIFSAGMVTMFVDNVLVVLLFCPIMLTICKTAKIDPLLPTVMTGLAANFMGVGLLLGDITPQMLHTIAGLEFTDFVFFKGKPSSFFVLLSTFLIVLAIYFKRLVKLEEKGDLQQLLAPVVKGSNESRGLLKVSVLLFIAILVLMSLRKAIGVPLGAIAFSGALVTACVVELLTKAGKLRGAPSFADVLSGLEWRAVLYYAFLFILVGGVGKAGYIKAIADTLQPFLAKIQVGLPLLYWVSACVASIVQFDAYNLVMFKSLKDLSLVANYNVWPYYWSVAWATTLASEATIVSAPALYVTWTLIEKEGYKVTTKAFHSITVKFALITLLVNFALTFLLFAL